A single window of Nicotiana tomentosiformis chromosome 1, ASM39032v3, whole genome shotgun sequence DNA harbors:
- the LOC104099653 gene encoding uncharacterized protein, with product MASMILSNSLSSSTFLRFNEPQHQQLFLGSSSRNTPPFLQLHSRKLKKSSRGLSVVRRAGGGISSSSYIFALIFPLSLLAITIFTSARIADNLDKKFLEELAVNKAIMEGEEDDGIVVTPLEEKPATPRTRNRPKREVEPSSK from the exons ATGGCGAGTATGATACTCTCCAACTCGCTCTCTTCTTCTACTTTCCTCCGATTCAATGAGCCCCAACATCAGCAGCTCTTTTTGGGTTCTTCTTCCCGAAATACGCCGCCGTTTCTTCAATTGCATAGCCGGAAATTGAAGAAGAGTAGCAGAGGCTTATCAGTGGTGAGGCGTGCAGGAGGAGGAATAAGTAGCAGCAGCTATATATTTGCTTTGATATTCCCACTTTCTCTCCTTGCTATCACCATCTTCACTTCTGCCCGTATTGCTGATAATCTCGACAAGAAATTCCTCGAAGAG CTTgcagtaaataaagcaataatGGAAGGCGAGGAAGATGATGGCATTGTGGTTACTCCGTTAGAGGAAAAACCTGCAACTCCTCGTACACGTAACCGACCCAAACGGGAAGTTGAACCTTCATCTAAGTAA